The Sphingomonas sp. genome contains a region encoding:
- a CDS encoding rod shape-determining protein — translation MAFSRIFKFMSHDMAIDLGTANTVVYLRGRGIVLNEPSVVAVETLNGVKKVKAVGDDAKLMMGKTPGSIEAIRPLRDGVIADIDVAEEMIKHFIRKVHGQRRFMRWPEIVICVPSGSTSVERRAIRDAASNAGASQVWLIEEPMAAAIGADMPVTEPIGSMVVDIGGGTTEVAVLSLRGLAYSTSVRVGGDKMDEAIVSYVRRNHNLLIGEATAERIKQEVGVAKPPVDGIGKTIHIKGRDLVNGVPKEIQINQGQIAEALSEPVNTIVEGVRIALENTAPELAADIVDQGIVLTGGGALLHGLDEVLRDETGLPVTVADDPLTCVALGTGRALEDPMFRGVLLQV, via the coding sequence ATGGCTTTCTCCCGCATTTTCAAATTCATGTCGCACGACATGGCGATCGATCTGGGTACTGCGAATACCGTCGTTTACCTGCGCGGACGCGGCATCGTCCTGAACGAGCCGTCGGTGGTGGCGGTCGAGACGCTGAACGGCGTGAAGAAGGTCAAGGCGGTAGGCGACGACGCCAAGCTGATGATGGGCAAGACGCCGGGGTCGATCGAGGCGATTCGCCCGCTGCGCGACGGCGTGATCGCCGACATCGATGTCGCCGAGGAGATGATCAAGCACTTCATCCGCAAGGTGCACGGGCAGCGCCGCTTCATGCGCTGGCCGGAGATCGTGATCTGCGTGCCCTCGGGCTCCACCTCCGTCGAGCGCCGCGCGATCCGCGATGCCGCGTCGAACGCCGGCGCCAGCCAGGTGTGGCTGATCGAGGAGCCGATGGCCGCCGCGATCGGCGCCGACATGCCGGTGACCGAGCCGATCGGCTCGATGGTCGTCGATATCGGCGGCGGCACCACCGAAGTCGCGGTGCTCAGCCTGCGTGGCCTGGCGTATTCCACCTCGGTGCGCGTCGGCGGGGACAAGATGGACGAGGCGATCGTCTCGTACGTCCGCCGCAACCACAACCTGCTGATCGGCGAAGCCACCGCCGAGCGGATCAAGCAGGAAGTCGGCGTCGCCAAGCCGCCGGTCGACGGCATCGGCAAGACGATCCACATCAAGGGTCGCGACCTCGTCAACGGCGTGCCCAAGGAAATCCAGATCAACCAGGGCCAGATCGCCGAGGCGCTGTCCGAGCCGGTCAACACCATCGTCGAGGGCGTCCGCATCGCGCTGGAGAACACTGCACCCGAGCTGGCTGCCGATATCGTCGACCAGGGCATCGTGCTCACCGGCGGCGGCGCACTGCTCCACGGGCTGGACGAAGTGCTGCGCGACGAGACCGGCCTGCCGGTGACCGTCGCCGACGATCCGCTGACCTGCGTTGCGCTCGGCACCGGCCGTGCGCTCGAGGATCCGATGTTCCGCGGCGTTCTCCTCCAGGTCTGA
- the mutL gene encoding DNA mismatch repair endonuclease MutL has protein sequence MSIRRLPEHLVNRIAAGEVVERPASALKELVENAIDAGATRITVKLAGGGVELIEVIDDGCGMAPAEMALALERHATSKLPTDDIEHVATLGFRGEALPSIASVAQLTLESRVRGAEGWSLTVDNGARIAEGPAALPPGTRVRVEALFGRVPARRKFLRSTRAEYAACLDGMKRLAMARPDIAFAVEHDGRRVLSVQGGESRPARVAALTDRALQENSVAIDFEREGLMLGGVASIPTFNRGVADHQYLFVNGRPVKDRLLVGAVRGAYAEMLARDRHPVVALFLDVPPEVVDVNVHPAKTEVRFRDPALARGLIVSGLRRALDAAGHRSVQRPSEAALGLWQPGGVSSSSPSSLEEGLGWRDSKTQLGLGETVPHPNPSPEGEGLRHYSGAVRDSQTFFAAAPHARAEPARHEAPLATDFPLGVARGQVAKTYIVAEAQDGLVLVDQHAAHERLVLERMRRAMAGGTVPSQALLLAEVVELDEPGCDRLEARIEELRAFGLELERFGPRAMLVRAVPAALGTGDIHGLVTDLADELASFDEALSLKERLDHVAATMACHGSVRAGRILSVAEMNALLREMEVTPHSGQCNHGRPTWVKLAHGDIEKLFGRK, from the coding sequence ATGTCAATACGCCGCCTGCCCGAACATCTCGTCAATCGTATCGCTGCCGGCGAGGTGGTCGAACGCCCTGCCAGCGCCCTCAAGGAACTCGTTGAAAACGCAATCGACGCAGGCGCTACACGGATCACCGTGAAGCTGGCCGGCGGGGGCGTCGAATTGATCGAGGTGATCGACGATGGCTGCGGCATGGCACCCGCCGAAATGGCGCTTGCGCTGGAGCGCCACGCCACCTCCAAGCTCCCGACCGACGATATCGAGCACGTCGCGACGTTGGGTTTCCGCGGCGAGGCGCTGCCCTCGATCGCCAGCGTTGCGCAGTTGACGCTGGAGAGCCGGGTGCGCGGTGCCGAAGGCTGGTCGCTGACGGTGGATAATGGGGCGCGGATCGCCGAGGGGCCCGCCGCCTTGCCGCCGGGCACGCGGGTGCGGGTGGAGGCGCTGTTCGGTCGCGTGCCCGCGCGGCGCAAGTTCCTGCGCTCGACCCGCGCCGAATATGCCGCCTGCCTCGACGGGATGAAGCGGCTCGCCATGGCGCGGCCCGACATCGCCTTTGCGGTCGAGCATGACGGGCGCCGGGTGCTGAGCGTGCAGGGGGGCGAGAGCCGACCGGCGCGGGTGGCGGCGCTCACCGATCGCGCGCTGCAGGAGAACAGCGTCGCGATCGATTTCGAGCGCGAGGGGCTGATGCTGGGCGGGGTCGCCAGCATCCCCACCTTCAACCGCGGCGTGGCGGATCACCAATATCTGTTCGTCAACGGGCGGCCGGTGAAGGACCGGCTGCTCGTCGGCGCGGTGCGCGGGGCCTATGCCGAGATGCTCGCGCGCGACCGGCACCCAGTGGTGGCATTGTTCCTCGACGTGCCGCCCGAAGTGGTCGACGTGAATGTCCACCCCGCGAAGACCGAGGTCCGCTTCCGCGATCCGGCGCTGGCGCGTGGACTGATCGTCAGCGGGCTGCGGCGGGCGCTGGATGCGGCCGGGCATCGCAGCGTGCAGCGGCCGAGCGAGGCGGCGCTGGGGCTGTGGCAGCCGGGGGGTGTTTCTTCTTCTAGCCCCTCCTCCTTGGAGGAGGGGTTGGGGTGGAGGGATTCCAAGACGCAGCTTGGTCTCGGTGAGACAGTGCCCCACCCCAACCCCTCCCCTGAAGGGGAGGGGCTAAGGCATTACTCCGGCGCCGTCCGCGACTCCCAAACCTTCTTTGCCGCCGCCCCGCATGCCCGTGCCGAACCCGCCCGCCACGAAGCCCCGCTCGCCACGGACTTCCCGCTCGGCGTCGCCCGTGGGCAGGTTGCCAAGACCTATATCGTGGCGGAAGCGCAGGACGGCCTCGTCCTGGTCGACCAGCACGCCGCGCACGAACGGCTGGTGCTCGAACGCATGCGCCGCGCCATGGCCGGCGGCACCGTGCCGTCCCAGGCGCTCCTCCTCGCCGAGGTGGTCGAACTCGACGAGCCAGGCTGCGACCGGCTCGAGGCCCGCATCGAGGAGCTGCGGGCTTTCGGGCTCGAGCTCGAACGCTTCGGCCCGCGCGCGATGCTGGTCCGCGCGGTACCCGCCGCGCTGGGCACCGGCGACATCCACGGCCTCGTCACCGATCTCGCCGACGAACTGGCCAGCTTCGACGAGGCGCTGAGCCTCAAGGAGCGGCTCGACCATGTCGCCGCGACCATGGCCTGTCATGGGTCGGTCCGCGCCGGACGCATTCTTTCCGTCGCCGAGATGAACGCGTTGCTCCGCGAGATGGAGGTCACCCCCCATTCGGGCCAGTGCAACCATGGCCGCCCCACCTGGGTGAAGCTGGCGCATGGCGACATCGAGAAGCTGTTCGGCCGGAAGTAG
- a CDS encoding CAP domain-containing protein: MSHRVFALCTPLAWLLAATALHAQTLEDSVLAKINDARANPRAYADRLREYRGYFDGEIVYLPGDYNGVLTKEGTAVVDETIAFLERQAPLPALTPADILALAAVDFSREQGALGARGHRGADGSDPGVRVKRRGGDIFVGEAIAYGFDDAEQIVRQMIVDDGVPDRGHRRLLFDAKLKFAGIGCGPHSKMDHICVVDVSATKDGRPVRVRYAQQR, from the coding sequence ATGTCACATCGCGTTTTCGCGCTGTGCACGCCTCTCGCGTGGCTGCTTGCCGCGACGGCGCTGCATGCGCAAACTCTGGAAGATAGCGTCCTCGCCAAGATCAACGATGCTCGGGCCAACCCCCGAGCCTATGCCGACAGGCTGCGTGAATATCGCGGCTATTTTGATGGCGAGATCGTCTACCTGCCCGGCGACTATAACGGCGTGCTGACCAAGGAGGGCACCGCCGTGGTCGACGAGACGATCGCGTTCCTCGAACGGCAGGCGCCGCTGCCGGCGCTGACCCCGGCCGATATCCTGGCGCTGGCCGCGGTGGACTTTTCGCGAGAACAGGGAGCGCTCGGCGCGCGGGGGCACCGGGGCGCCGACGGCAGCGATCCCGGCGTGCGCGTGAAGCGACGCGGCGGCGATATCTTTGTCGGCGAGGCGATCGCCTATGGCTTCGACGATGCCGAACAGATCGTCCGCCAGATGATCGTCGACGACGGCGTTCCCGATCGCGGCCATCGCCGGCTGCTGTTCGATGCCAAGCTCAAATTCGCCGGGATCGGCTGTGGCCCGCACAGCAAGATGGACCATATCTGCGTCGTCGATGTCAGCGCGACCAAGGATGGCCGCCCGGTACGCGTCCGCTACGCGCAGCAGCGCTGA
- a CDS encoding acyl-CoA thioesterase II, translating into MTDAKSPEDLVAGLTALLDVETLDTDLYRGARQPGGVGRVFGGQVIGQALQAAQRSVEDGKVAHSLHAYFMRPGDENYPILYRVVRDFEGRSFANRRVIAMQQGKPILNMAASFQLPAEGLHHQDAMPEVPPPEDLRSEAELREAIRDQIPEKFKRFFLRARPIEIRPVNPRNWFQPEPREPRQYSWFRVVAPLPDDPALHRAMLAYASDMTLLGTCMLPHGVSWMSGEVQTASLDHALWMHEPFRFDDWLLYATDSPWAGHTRGFNRGNIYARDGRLVASVTQEGLIRKT; encoded by the coding sequence ATGACGGACGCGAAATCCCCCGAAGACCTGGTCGCCGGCCTCACCGCGCTGCTCGACGTCGAGACGCTCGACACGGATCTCTATCGCGGCGCGCGCCAGCCCGGCGGCGTCGGCCGGGTTTTCGGCGGGCAGGTGATCGGGCAGGCGCTGCAGGCGGCGCAGCGATCGGTCGAGGACGGCAAGGTCGCGCATTCGCTCCACGCCTATTTCATGCGCCCGGGCGACGAGAATTACCCGATCCTCTACCGCGTGGTGCGCGATTTCGAGGGGCGCAGCTTCGCCAATCGCCGCGTGATCGCGATGCAGCAGGGCAAACCGATCCTCAACATGGCGGCCTCGTTCCAGCTGCCCGCCGAAGGGCTGCACCATCAGGACGCGATGCCCGAGGTACCGCCGCCCGAGGACCTCCGCTCCGAGGCCGAGCTGCGCGAGGCAATCCGCGACCAGATTCCGGAGAAGTTCAAGCGCTTTTTCCTCCGCGCCAGGCCGATCGAGATCCGCCCGGTCAACCCGCGCAACTGGTTCCAGCCCGAACCCCGCGAGCCGCGGCAATATAGCTGGTTCCGCGTCGTCGCCCCCCTGCCCGACGACCCCGCGCTCCATCGCGCGATGCTCGCCTATGCCAGCGACATGACCCTGCTCGGCACCTGCATGCTGCCCCACGGCGTCAGCTGGATGAGCGGCGAGGTGCAAACCGCCAGCCTCGATCACGCCCTCTGGATGCACGAGCCGTTCCGCTTCGACGACTGGCTTCTCTATGCCACCGACAGCCCCTGGGCCGGACACACCCGCGGCTTCAACCGTGGCAACATTTACGCGCGCGACGGGCGGCTGGTCGCCAGCGTTACGCAGGAAGGGCTGATCCGCAAAACCTGA
- a CDS encoding acyl-CoA dehydrogenase family protein, whose protein sequence is MPLYLNDEQTMLRDTAREFVAEHAPVSHLRALRDAKDPTGFSRDLWKQFAEMGLTGILIPEASGGLGLGHVEAGVVLEEIGRNLTPSPFLSTAVAAVEALKGTAHADRWFPGIAAGEAVIAIAHDEKPKFGRTVALKAERAGNGFRLTGTKRFAHHAHAADLILVSARTGGSDTEPAGITLFAIDPKAAGLDLRPERLADSSLAAHASFDGVEVTADAVVGEIDAGADPLGRLLRAAGAGASAELLGVGAGTSDMTLGYLKERKQFGMLIGSFQALQHRAAHLYSELEVARAATLKAQQLLDAGEPADEAVAIAKAMTGLATTLAVQEGIQMHGGIGMTDEYDIGFYMKRARVLAEMFGDSNYHANALAEAAGY, encoded by the coding sequence ATGCCGCTCTACCTCAACGACGAACAGACGATGCTTCGTGACACCGCGCGCGAGTTCGTCGCCGAACATGCCCCCGTCAGTCACCTGCGGGCCCTGCGCGACGCCAAGGACCCGACCGGCTTCAGCCGCGACCTGTGGAAGCAGTTCGCGGAGATGGGCCTCACCGGCATCCTGATCCCCGAAGCCTCGGGCGGCCTCGGCCTCGGCCATGTCGAGGCGGGCGTGGTGCTGGAGGAGATCGGCCGCAACCTCACCCCCTCCCCCTTCCTCTCCACCGCCGTTGCCGCGGTCGAGGCGCTGAAGGGCACCGCCCATGCCGATCGCTGGTTCCCCGGCATCGCCGCCGGCGAGGCGGTGATCGCCATCGCGCATGACGAGAAGCCCAAGTTCGGCCGCACCGTCGCCCTCAAGGCCGAGCGCGCCGGCAACGGCTTTCGCCTGACCGGCACCAAGCGCTTCGCCCATCACGCCCATGCCGCCGACCTGATCCTGGTCAGCGCGCGCACCGGCGGCAGCGATACGGAGCCGGCGGGCATCACCCTGTTCGCGATCGACCCCAAGGCCGCCGGGCTCGACCTCCGCCCCGAGCGCCTCGCCGATTCGAGCCTCGCCGCGCATGCCAGCTTCGACGGCGTCGAGGTCACCGCCGATGCGGTGGTCGGCGAGATCGACGCCGGTGCCGATCCCCTCGGCCGACTGCTCCGCGCCGCAGGGGCCGGTGCCTCGGCCGAACTGCTCGGCGTCGGCGCAGGCACGAGCGACATGACGCTCGGCTATCTCAAGGAGCGCAAGCAGTTCGGCATGCTGATCGGCAGCTTCCAGGCGCTCCAGCACCGCGCCGCGCATCTCTACAGCGAGCTGGAAGTCGCCCGCGCCGCGACGCTCAAGGCGCAGCAGCTGCTCGACGCCGGCGAGCCCGCCGACGAGGCCGTCGCCATCGCCAAGGCGATGACCGGGCTTGCCACCACGCTCGCGGTGCAGGAAGGCATCCAGATGCATGGCGGCATCGGCATGACCGACGAATATGACATCGGCTTCTACATGAAGCGCGCCCGCGTGCTCGCGGAAATGTTCGGCGATTCCAACTATCACGCCAATGCGCTGGCGGAGGCGGCCGGCTACTGA
- a CDS encoding acyl-CoA dehydrogenase family protein translates to MMNEQLEQFRMDTRAWLEANCPPAMRAPIRSEKDIVWGGRNPDWAHPDQKLWMDRMAERGWTVPDWPTTYGGGGLSPAETKILREEMKRMGARTPLNSFGISMLGPALLKYGTEEQKLEHLPKIARGEIRWCQGYSEPNAGSDLAGLQTWAEDAGDHYIVNGQKVWTSYADKADWIFCLVRTSKETKQGGISFVLFDMASPGVSTKPILLISGYSPFCETFFDNVKVPKSQRVHDENKGWDVAKYLLGHEREMISGMGLDRAGGNPLIEGAIATIGLDDQGRLADPILRAQIALFEVRMRAFSAMSERFLDELKAGRAHPAQPSMMKYVGTELNKQRHELIMAAGGSDALEWESEASAKGAKPRAWLRTKANSIEGGTSEIQLNIVAKRILELPG, encoded by the coding sequence ATGATGAACGAGCAGCTTGAGCAGTTCCGCATGGACACCCGCGCCTGGCTGGAGGCAAACTGCCCGCCCGCGATGCGCGCGCCGATCCGGTCCGAGAAGGACATTGTCTGGGGCGGGCGCAATCCCGACTGGGCGCATCCGGACCAGAAGCTGTGGATGGACCGCATGGCCGAACGCGGTTGGACCGTGCCCGACTGGCCGACCACATATGGCGGCGGCGGGCTCTCCCCGGCCGAGACCAAGATCCTGCGCGAGGAAATGAAGCGGATGGGGGCGCGTACCCCGCTCAACAGCTTCGGCATCTCGATGCTCGGCCCGGCGCTGCTGAAGTACGGCACCGAGGAACAGAAGCTCGAACATCTGCCCAAGATCGCCCGCGGCGAGATCCGCTGGTGCCAGGGCTATTCCGAACCCAATGCCGGCTCCGACCTGGCCGGCCTCCAGACCTGGGCCGAGGATGCCGGCGACCACTACATCGTCAACGGCCAGAAGGTGTGGACCAGCTATGCCGACAAGGCCGACTGGATCTTCTGCCTGGTCCGCACCAGCAAGGAGACCAAGCAGGGCGGGATCAGCTTCGTGCTGTTCGACATGGCCTCGCCCGGCGTTTCCACCAAGCCGATCCTGTTGATCTCGGGCTATTCGCCCTTCTGCGAAACCTTCTTCGACAATGTGAAAGTGCCCAAGTCCCAGCGCGTCCACGACGAGAACAAGGGCTGGGACGTCGCCAAATATCTGCTCGGGCATGAGCGCGAGATGATCTCGGGCATGGGGCTGGACCGCGCCGGCGGCAATCCGCTGATCGAGGGCGCGATCGCGACGATCGGGCTCGATGACCAGGGCCGGCTCGCCGATCCGATCCTGCGTGCCCAGATCGCGCTGTTCGAGGTGCGGATGCGTGCCTTCTCGGCGATGTCGGAACGCTTTCTCGACGAGCTCAAGGCCGGCCGCGCCCACCCCGCCCAGCCGAGCATGATGAAATATGTCGGCACCGAGCTGAACAAGCAGCGCCACGAACTCATCATGGCTGCCGGCGGATCGGACGCGCTGGAATGGGAAAGCGAGGCCTCGGCCAAGGGCGCCAAGCCCCGCGCCTGGCTGCGCACCAAGGCCAATTCGATCGAAGGCGGGACGAGCGAGATCCAGCTCAACATCGTCGCCAAGCGGATCCTGGAGCTGCCGGGCTGA
- a CDS encoding 3-hydroxyacyl-CoA dehydrogenase NAD-binding domain-containing protein, with amino-acid sequence MSVITTSRQGDVLILTSDNPPVNALGAAVRQGLQAGIEEAKGDDSIKAVVIICAGKTFFAGADITEFGKAMAEPSLPVLVDAIEALDKPVIAAVHGTALGGGCEVALASHYRIAVPSAKFGLPEVKLGILPGAGGTQRMPRVAGVEVALEMAAKGDPISAKQAKDAGLVDRLAGEDSLLADAVAFAQEVIGQPVSRSSERPVTVDAETFAKFRATNAKRFRGLDAPNTIIDIIEQTAGKPYAEGVQAERMGFMKLIMGQQSAALRHIFFAERKAAKIDGIADDIQLRDIKRVGVIGAGTMGGGISMNFLSAGVAVTIVEMAQDALDRGTATMRKNYEATAAKGRMTAEQVEKAMGLLKPTLNFDDLAECDLIIEAVYESMDVKKDVFGRLDKIAKPGAILASNTSYLNIDEIAAATSRPQDVVGLHFFSPANVMKLLEIVRGAKTADDVLATAMALSKKIKKVAVIAGVCYGFIGNRMLMPRQVEATKMLLEGATPEQIDKVHVAFGMPMGPFQMADLAGVDIGWHRDPNRIENIRDALAAEGRWGQKKGAGFYDYDEKRQPSNSPRVAELIEEWRGKLNVPSHEITEEEIVVRTLYTMVNEGALILAEGMAQRASDIDVVWVYGYGWPPYRGGPMFWADTEGLKKIVEGLEKYGFDVAPLLREKAEKGEKFNR; translated from the coding sequence ATGTCCGTGATTACCACCAGCCGTCAGGGCGATGTCCTGATCCTCACCTCCGACAATCCGCCGGTGAACGCGCTCGGCGCGGCGGTGCGGCAGGGGCTGCAGGCCGGCATCGAGGAAGCCAAGGGCGACGACAGCATCAAGGCCGTCGTCATCATATGCGCCGGCAAGACCTTCTTCGCAGGCGCCGACATCACCGAGTTCGGCAAGGCGATGGCCGAGCCGTCGCTGCCGGTGCTGGTCGACGCGATCGAGGCGCTCGACAAGCCGGTGATCGCCGCGGTCCACGGCACCGCGCTCGGCGGCGGCTGCGAGGTCGCGCTGGCGTCGCACTATCGCATCGCCGTGCCCTCGGCGAAGTTCGGCCTGCCCGAAGTGAAGCTGGGCATCCTCCCCGGTGCGGGCGGCACCCAGCGCATGCCGCGCGTCGCGGGCGTCGAAGTCGCGCTGGAGATGGCGGCCAAGGGCGATCCGATCTCGGCCAAGCAGGCCAAGGACGCCGGTCTGGTCGATCGCCTCGCCGGTGAAGACAGCCTGCTCGCCGACGCCGTTGCCTTCGCGCAGGAAGTAATCGGCCAGCCGGTCTCGCGCTCCAGCGAGCGCCCGGTCACCGTCGATGCGGAGACCTTCGCCAAATTCCGCGCGACCAACGCCAAGCGCTTCCGCGGGCTCGACGCGCCGAACACGATCATCGACATCATCGAGCAGACCGCCGGCAAGCCCTATGCGGAAGGCGTCCAGGCCGAGCGCATGGGCTTCATGAAGCTGATCATGGGCCAGCAGTCGGCCGCGCTCCGCCACATCTTCTTCGCCGAGCGCAAGGCCGCCAAGATCGACGGCATCGCCGACGACATCCAGCTGCGCGACATCAAGCGCGTCGGCGTGATCGGCGCCGGCACGATGGGCGGCGGGATCAGCATGAACTTCCTCTCGGCGGGTGTAGCCGTCACCATCGTCGAGATGGCGCAGGACGCGCTCGATCGCGGCACGGCCACGATGCGCAAGAACTATGAGGCGACCGCCGCCAAGGGCCGCATGACCGCCGAGCAGGTCGAGAAGGCGATGGGCCTCCTCAAGCCCACGCTCAATTTCGACGATCTCGCCGAGTGCGACCTGATCATCGAGGCCGTCTATGAGAGCATGGACGTCAAGAAGGACGTGTTCGGCCGGCTCGACAAGATCGCCAAGCCGGGCGCGATCCTTGCCAGCAACACCAGCTATCTCAACATCGACGAGATCGCCGCCGCCACCAGCCGCCCGCAGGACGTGGTGGGGCTGCACTTCTTTTCGCCGGCCAACGTCATGAAGCTGCTCGAGATCGTCCGCGGCGCCAAGACTGCCGACGATGTGCTTGCGACCGCGATGGCGCTCAGCAAGAAGATCAAGAAGGTCGCCGTGATCGCGGGGGTCTGCTACGGCTTCATCGGCAACCGCATGCTTATGCCGCGCCAGGTGGAAGCCACCAAAATGCTGCTCGAAGGCGCCACACCCGAGCAGATCGACAAGGTCCATGTCGCCTTCGGCATGCCGATGGGACCGTTCCAGATGGCCGATCTCGCCGGTGTCGACATCGGCTGGCACCGCGATCCCAACCGCATCGAGAACATCCGCGACGCGCTCGCCGCCGAAGGCCGCTGGGGCCAGAAGAAGGGCGCCGGCTTCTACGATTATGACGAGAAGCGCCAGCCTTCGAACAGCCCGCGCGTCGCCGAGCTGATCGAGGAATGGCGCGGCAAGCTGAACGTGCCGAGCCACGAGATCACCGAGGAGGAGATCGTCGTCCGCACGCTCTACACCATGGTCAACGAAGGTGCGCTGATCCTGGCCGAGGGCATGGCCCAGCGGGCAAGCGATATCGATGTGGTGTGGGTCTATGGCTATGGCTGGCCCCCGTATCGCGGCGGGCCGATGTTCTGGGCCGACACCGAGGGCCTCAAGAAGATCGTCGAGGGCCTGGAGAAATACGGCTTCGACGTCGCCCCGCTGCTCCGCGAAAAGGCCGAGAAGGGCGAGAAGTTCAACCGGTGA